One Cyanobacteria bacterium GSL.Bin1 genomic window, AAATTGCCAATAATCTGTCAAGAGCAGGATGCAATGTTTGATTAGTTGCAGCTAAGCTAAGGGTAGGAATGAATTCCCAACCCAGTGAAAGCAATCCAAGTTTCCGAAAACAACTGCTTATCAACGGAGTCACTGACAATTACAGATGCCCACTGCAAAATTAGACCAAAACAACGATAAGCCAATCTTCTCTGCTGATATGGTGCGAACCTATCTCCACGAGATTGGTCGTGTCCCATTGCTCACTCATGAACAAGAGATCATCTTGGGCAAGCAAGTGCAGAAGATGATGAAGCTGATCGAACAAAAAGAAGAATTAGAAGAAGAGCTGGGGCGAGAAGCGACCGAAGAAGAGTGGACGCAAAAAGTTGGCATTAGCCAAGCCGAGCTACAGAAAGCGATGCGAGAAGGCAATCGCGCCAAACGGAAGATGATTGAGGCGAACTTGCGTTTGGTCGTCGCCATCGCAAAGAAATACCAAAAGCGCAACATGGAATTCTTGGATTTAATTCAAGAAGGAACTTTAGGGCTAGAGCGGGGCGTTGAAAAATTTGACCCCACCCGCGGTTATAAGTTCTCCACCTATGCGTACTGGTGGATTCGCCAAGCGATTACCCGCGCGATCGCGCAACAAGCCCGTGCGATTCGCTTACCGATTCATATTACCGAAAAACTCAACAAAATCAAGAAAGTCCAACGGGAACTCGCCCAAAAGCTGGGGCGGAATGCAACTCCCACTGAAATTGCAGAAGAGTTAGGGTTAGAACCCTCGCAAATTCGTGAGTATCTGAGTATTGCTCGTCAGCCGATTTCTCTAGATGTACGAGTTGGCGACAATCAAGATACTGAGCTGTCAGAATTACTCGAAGATGACGAAAACTCTCCTGAAACTTATCTGACACAAGAGTCAATGCGCCAAGACATTGATTCCATGCTCTCGGAGTTGACACCTCAGCAACGAGAAGTCCTTTCCTTACGCTTTGGCTTAGAAGATGGCAATGAACTATCCTTAGCCAAAGTAGGGAAAAAATTAAACTTGAGCCGGGAACGAGTACGCCAACTTGAACATCAAGCACTTGCTAAACTGCGCAGGCGGCGAGCCGGTATTCAAGAATATATTGCTGCAAGTTAAAGTTAAAGTTTCGGCGTCAGTTGATAAGGCAATGATTCTTCATTTTAACAAGGGGGATTTACCCCTTGTTTTCTTTTTTTGCCCAACAAAAAGCCCCCTCAGCCTCTTACTAAGGGGTTGCTTTTCTGAGTTACCGCAACGCCGTTTTACCTCAGTTTATGACCTCCTGTAAACAGGTGGGTACCGACGTCTCGCTTTAAGTTTCCGGGTGCAAGCCCGGTTTACTGCCACGAGAGGGGTTGGTTCCCTGATAGGTCTTGCTTGTAGATCAAAAAACTATATTGGCAGTCACCAACGTTGCAGCAATAGTTTGAGATTGAGGGATTAATTTAATCCACTTTATGTCCGATCATAGCTTGTCATGGGGGGGAATTGACAAGAGAGAAATCGGCAAAGATGATCATTAATTATCCTCATCTTCTGAGTCGTCTTCATCATTAAACCCACTCACTTGTTTAAGATGAATATGTTTCCGTCCCAAGGTAATTTCAAATTCATCCCCAGGTTTTAAGCCCATTTTTTTAGTGTAAGCAGCCCCAATTAATAAGTTGCCATTGGATTGGACACTAATTTTATAACTGGCTGAACGCCCACCGCGTCCTCGCCCATTTCCATTACTATCTAACCGAATTCCCTCTGCATCCATTAGAGCATTAAGAAATTTCATCATATTGACTCGTTGGACACCGTTTTTTGTTTCGGTGTAGTAACCACAAGCCTTGGCTTTTTCTTCCCTACTGAGGTTACCCAAATCTTTAACTTTTTGGAGTAAAGCCTCACCAGTTAAGGGGTTTCCTTGTTTTTGTGCCATCAACTGGAACTCTTAATTTATTAATTTTCACACTTCTACTTTAGCTGTTTTTTATATCCAAGCGCAATTAAATTATTAACGCTTAGTGCAGCAGCTTCTAAAGACTATATTACATTTGTTTGAATAAATCAATCATCAGCATTTTCTGTGTGGAAATTTTTCAAATCTTGAGCTGAATGATCCCTAAATCTTCTCCGTAACATCGATAACAGTTTCTTGTTCAGGAAAAGACTGACGACAAAGGAGGGCTCATGAGTGAAGTGGAGATCGGGGAAGTCGGGATCAAGCTTTAAGAACAGCAAGATTGCTTCCTCTCCTAATGCCATCAATTAATGATATGGTAATAGTATTTACCTTAAGATCAGACACTGTTTCGGCTTAAGCTAAGGGCTTCAGTCGCGCTCATTGTTATTAACTTGACAAAAATGAAATTGACGACTCGTGGACACTATAGCGTTAAAGCATTACTAGATTTAAGTTTACAATCGCGTCTGAGTCCGACATCGGTAAAAAAGATCGCGCAACGCCAAGGATTACCCCCAGCTTATTTAGAAAAATTATTGATTGCCTTACGCCAAGCGGGTTTAGTCAAGTCGGTACGCGGCGCACAAGGAGGCTATCAACTCGCCCGAGAGCCCCAAGAGATTTTTTTAGGACAAATTTTAGAAGCGGTTGGCGAGACAATTGATCCTTTACCTCGCCATACTCCTGATGCTGAACAGACTGAAGATTGGGTTACTTATAGTCTCTGGCGACAACTCTATCAAAAGTTAAAAGAAGCGTTATATAGTATCAGTCTCGCTGACTTATATTATGATGCTCGGAGTTGGCAAGCAGCACAAGGAGAAGAAACAAATTTTGTAGTTTAAACATGATCGATTCCGGTGTAACCCCATTACTAATTGCTGCATTTCTCGATTACCTAATCGGTGATCCCCAAATGATTCCGCATCCTGTTCAAATAATGGGCAGTATCATTTCCTTCATGACCAAAATTGTTATCAATTTCACTAAGAATTCGACTTGCCGTCGTCTGGCTGGAGTTGTTCTTGGAATGGGTTTAATTTTGGGGAGTGGGGGGGTGGTTTGGCTAGTAATTGCACTTAGCAAACAGGTTTCTCTTCTGCTTAGTTTCAGCTTACAAGTGGTTTTGCTTGCTAGTTGTTTTGCGGGTTGCAGTTTACGTCAAGCAGCGATCGCGGTACTAAGGCCTTTAAAGAATAATGACATTGCCACTGCTCGTACTCAACTCAGTTATTATGTGGGGCGAGATACGGAAGATTTATCCTCAACAGAAATTGCACGCGCTGTATTAGAAACCGTTGCCGAAAATACAACTGATGGTGTCACTGCACCCCTATTTTATGCAATTGTTGGGTTATTCATTCCTGGGGTTGGCAGTGTTCCCTTAGCAATCGCGTATAAAGCAGCCAGTACCCTGGATTCAATGGTAGGTTATCAAAGAGAACCATTCACCGATATTGGGTGGTTTAGTGCCAAATTTGAAGATCTTCTAACCTGGCTTCCCTGTCGCCTAACTGTTGTGAGTATCGGATTAATCGGTCGTCAACCCCTAAGAGTCTGGCAAATTTGTCTGCGAGATGCCACACAAGATCCGAGTCCCAATGCTGGCTGGAGTGAGTGTGCTTATGCAGTTGTCTTAGGGGTACAGTTAGGAGGAAAGAATACGTATCAGGGCATCATTAAAGAAAAGCCCTTATTAGGCAATTCGGATCAGCCAATTACAGAAGCAAAAATTAAGCAAGCCTTAAGTTTAACTCGAATCTGTTTTCTGAGTTGGTTATTCTTGGGTGCGGGTTTAAGTTGGGGACTAACGCTAAAAGGATAATTTTTGCTCTTAAAGCCAGGCGTTAGATCGTTGCGCGTTCCCTAGCGCCGTG contains:
- a CDS encoding Rrf2 family transcriptional regulator, whose protein sequence is MKLTTRGHYSVKALLDLSLQSRLSPTSVKKIAQRQGLPPAYLEKLLIALRQAGLVKSVRGAQGGYQLAREPQEIFLGQILEAVGETIDPLPRHTPDAEQTEDWVTYSLWRQLYQKLKEALYSISLADLYYDARSWQAAQGEETNFVV
- a CDS encoding RNA polymerase sigma factor, RpoD/SigA family; translated protein: MPTAKLDQNNDKPIFSADMVRTYLHEIGRVPLLTHEQEIILGKQVQKMMKLIEQKEELEEELGREATEEEWTQKVGISQAELQKAMREGNRAKRKMIEANLRLVVAIAKKYQKRNMEFLDLIQEGTLGLERGVEKFDPTRGYKFSTYAYWWIRQAITRAIAQQARAIRLPIHITEKLNKIKKVQRELAQKLGRNATPTEIAEELGLEPSQIREYLSIARQPISLDVRVGDNQDTELSELLEDDENSPETYLTQESMRQDIDSMLSELTPQQREVLSLRFGLEDGNELSLAKVGKKLNLSRERVRQLEHQALAKLRRRRAGIQEYIAAS
- a CDS encoding AbrB family transcriptional regulator; this encodes MAQKQGNPLTGEALLQKVKDLGNLSREEKAKACGYYTETKNGVQRVNMMKFLNALMDAEGIRLDSNGNGRGRGGRSASYKISVQSNGNLLIGAAYTKKMGLKPGDEFEITLGRKHIHLKQVSGFNDEDDSEDEDN
- a CDS encoding cobalamin biosynthesis protein, which encodes MIDSGVTPLLIAAFLDYLIGDPQMIPHPVQIMGSIISFMTKIVINFTKNSTCRRLAGVVLGMGLILGSGGVVWLVIALSKQVSLLLSFSLQVVLLASCFAGCSLRQAAIAVLRPLKNNDIATARTQLSYYVGRDTEDLSSTEIARAVLETVAENTTDGVTAPLFYAIVGLFIPGVGSVPLAIAYKAASTLDSMVGYQREPFTDIGWFSAKFEDLLTWLPCRLTVVSIGLIGRQPLRVWQICLRDATQDPSPNAGWSECAYAVVLGVQLGGKNTYQGIIKEKPLLGNSDQPITEAKIKQALSLTRICFLSWLFLGAGLSWGLTLKG